The following proteins come from a genomic window of Alosa sapidissima isolate fAloSap1 chromosome 22, fAloSap1.pri, whole genome shotgun sequence:
- the LOC121697139 gene encoding V-set and immunoglobulin domain-containing protein 1-like, with product MKLCLCLLYTVLQVTVGCIISEPEDEIITRSPGESVLLSCSCTDLQIKPDEIQWSVVTSDETEYRELTGDLNPEEMKRFSGRVQTFSDSSPGNASLLLSNLTEEDHGEYMCEIESGTRTITLIVSYSEHSNTTELFRMHLFIRLALSALFVMVGATAVICSSCRAKKNGQKARGY from the exons ATGAAGCTCTGCCTCTGTCTGCTTTACACAGTTCTGCAGGTCACTGTTG GTTGTATAATATCTGAACCTGAAGATGAGATCATCACCAGATCCCCAGGAGAGTCTGTTCTCCTGTCCTGCTCCTGTACTGACCTGCAGATCAAACCTGATGAGATTCAGTGGAGCGTTGTCACCAGTGACGAGACAGAGTATCGTGAGTTGACTGGAGATCTGAACCCAGAAGAAATGAAGCGTTTCAGTGGTAGAGTCCAGACATTCAGTGACAGTTCTCCAGGAAACGCATCCCTGCTTCTGTCTAACCTGACTGAAGAGGACCACGGAGAATACATGTGTGAGATTGAAAGTGGAACCAGAACAATCACACTCATCGTATCATACTCAG AACATTCCAACACCACAGAACTTTTCAGGATGCATTTATTCATCCGCTTGGCTCTTTCTGCGCTTTTTGTGATGGTGGGAGCAACTGCAGTCATCTGCTCTTCATGCAGAG CAAAGAAAAACGGGCAGAAAGCAAGAGGGTACTAA
- the LOC121697138 gene encoding uncharacterized protein LOC121697138 isoform X2, with the protein MSDIVSDFCVIVSFVSKPPLKMKLCLSVLYAALHITVGCTISDPKHETITRSPGESVLLLCSCTDLQTKPYEIRWRGPIDNKKEFYKLTGNLKPKVKKRYRVRVQTFSDTSPGNASLLLSNLTEEDQGEYMCVIETNSRGGIRIITLIIKREGAGDDCIISEPENETITRSPGESVLLLCSCTDLQTKPDEIKWRGPNDNKKEFYKLTGALKPKVKKRYRGRVQTFSDCSPGNASLLLSNLTEEDQGEYTCVIKRNESEIFKRITLNVKRAWAGLFSIVLIIIILLVGVLGTAAVIYWRYRKRRNEPSDSRGEHSGQEQQRNEDVTYTTVVHGNTARAAPRDANTEEATEYASIRADGDVTYSTVDHGNRARPPPKEINTEEKTEYSSIRLDRA; encoded by the exons ATGTCTGATATAGTCAGTGAtttttgtgtgattgtgtcttttgtgtcaAAACCTCCTCTGAAGATGAAGCTCTGCCTCAGTGTGCTTTACGCAGCTCTGCACATCACTGTTG GTTGTACAATATCTGATCCGAAACATGAGACCATCACCAGATCCCCAGGAGAGTCTGTTCTCCTGCTCTGCTCCTGTACTGACCTGCAGACTAAACCTTATGAGATTCGGTGGAGAGGTCCTATTGATAACAAGAAAGAGTTTTATAAGTTGACTGGAAATCTGAAACCAAAAGTAAAGAAGCGTTACCGTGTTAGAGTCCAGACATTCAGTGACACTTCTCCAGGAAACGCATCCCTGCTTCTGTCTAACCTGACTGAAGAGGACCAGGGAGAATACATGTGTGTGATCGAAACCAATAGTAGAGGAGGAATCAGAATAATCACACTCATCATAAAAA GAGAAGGAGCTGGAGATGATTGTATAATATCTGAACCTGAAAATGAGACCATCACCAGATCCCCAGGAGAGTCTGTTCTCCTACTCTGCTCCTGTACTGATCTGCAGACTAAACCTGATGAGATTAAGTGGAGAGGTCCTAATGATAACAAGAAAGAGTTTTATAAGTTGACTGGAGCTCTGAAACCAAAAGTAAAGAAGCGTTACAGAGGTAGAGTCCAGACATTCAGTGACTGTTCTCCAGGAAATGCATCCCTGCTTCTATCTAACCTGACTGAAGAGGACCAGGGAGAATACACGTGTGTGATCAAACGCAATGAAAGTGAAATATTCAAAAGGATCACACTCAATGTTAAAA GAGCATGGGCCGGACTCTTCAGCATTGTGTTGATTATCATCATCCTGCTGGTGGGCGTGCTGGGGACAGCTGCAGTCATCTACTGGAGATACAGAA AGAGAAGAAATGAACCCTCAGACAGCAGAGGGGAACACTCAGGGCAGGAACAACAGCGGAACGAG GATGTTACTTACACCACAGTAGTCCATGGGAACACAGCCAGAGCAGCACCCAGAGATGCCAACACTGAGGAGGCCACGGAATATGCCAGCATCAGAGCAGACGGA GATGTGACCTACTCAACTGTCGACCATGGAAACAGAGCTAGACCACCCCCCAAAGAGATCAACACAGAGGAGAAGACGGAATATTCCAGCATTCGACTGGACAGAGCCTGA
- the LOC121697138 gene encoding uncharacterized protein LOC121697138 isoform X3 — translation MSDIVSDFCVIVSFVSKPPLKMKLCLSVLYAALHITVGCTISDPKHETITRSPGESVLLLCSCTDLQTKPYEIRWRGPIDNKKEFYKLTGNLKPKVKKRYRVRVQTFSDTSPGNASLLLSNLTEEDQGEYMCVIETNSRGGIRIITLIIKRAWAGLFSIVLIIIILLVGVLGTAAVIYWRYRKRRNEPSDSRGEHSGQEQQRNEDVTYTTVVHGNTARAAPRDANTEEATEYASIRADGDVTYSTVDHGNRARPPPKEINTEEKTEYSSIRLDRA, via the exons ATGTCTGATATAGTCAGTGAtttttgtgtgattgtgtcttttgtgtcaAAACCTCCTCTGAAGATGAAGCTCTGCCTCAGTGTGCTTTACGCAGCTCTGCACATCACTGTTG GTTGTACAATATCTGATCCGAAACATGAGACCATCACCAGATCCCCAGGAGAGTCTGTTCTCCTGCTCTGCTCCTGTACTGACCTGCAGACTAAACCTTATGAGATTCGGTGGAGAGGTCCTATTGATAACAAGAAAGAGTTTTATAAGTTGACTGGAAATCTGAAACCAAAAGTAAAGAAGCGTTACCGTGTTAGAGTCCAGACATTCAGTGACACTTCTCCAGGAAACGCATCCCTGCTTCTGTCTAACCTGACTGAAGAGGACCAGGGAGAATACATGTGTGTGATCGAAACCAATAGTAGAGGAGGAATCAGAATAATCACACTCATCATAAAAA GAGCATGGGCCGGACTCTTCAGCATTGTGTTGATTATCATCATCCTGCTGGTGGGCGTGCTGGGGACAGCTGCAGTCATCTACTGGAGATACAGAA AGAGAAGAAATGAACCCTCAGACAGCAGAGGGGAACACTCAGGGCAGGAACAACAGCGGAACGAG GATGTTACTTACACCACAGTAGTCCATGGGAACACAGCCAGAGCAGCACCCAGAGATGCCAACACTGAGGAGGCCACGGAATATGCCAGCATCAGAGCAGACGGA GATGTGACCTACTCAACTGTCGACCATGGAAACAGAGCTAGACCACCCCCCAAAGAGATCAACACAGAGGAGAAGACGGAATATTCCAGCATTCGACTGGACAGAGCCTGA